One region of Streptomyces davaonensis JCM 4913 genomic DNA includes:
- a CDS encoding aldo/keto reductase codes for MQYRTLGRTGVKVSALALGAMNFGRIGHTTQDEATALVDEALDAGINLIDTADWYSVGESEEMVGKAIAGRRDDIVLATKATMPMSEEPNHQGGSRRWLFTALDDSLRRLGVDHVDLFQIHRWDPSTSDEETLSALTDLQRAGKIRYFGSSTFPAHRIVQAQWAAREHRLSRYVTEQPSYSILQRGIEAHVLPVTEEYGLGVLAWSPLASGWLSGAVRAGQDITTSRSKVLPERFDLSRPTNRARLDAVEQLAVIADQAGLTMIQLALGFVTAHPAVTSALIGPRTLDHLRTQLAAADTVLPADVLDAIDTVVAPGIDLAPEEKHDTPPALLDPALRRRR; via the coding sequence ATGCAGTACCGCACCCTGGGCCGCACCGGAGTCAAGGTCAGCGCCCTCGCCCTCGGCGCCATGAACTTCGGCCGGATCGGACACACCACCCAGGACGAGGCCACCGCCCTCGTCGACGAAGCCCTCGATGCCGGGATCAACCTCATCGACACCGCCGACTGGTACAGCGTCGGCGAGTCGGAGGAGATGGTCGGCAAGGCCATCGCCGGCCGCCGCGACGACATCGTGCTCGCCACCAAGGCCACCATGCCGATGAGCGAGGAGCCCAACCATCAGGGCGGCTCCCGCCGTTGGCTGTTCACCGCGCTCGACGACAGCCTGCGCCGCCTCGGCGTCGACCACGTCGACCTTTTCCAGATCCACCGCTGGGACCCGAGCACCAGTGACGAGGAGACCCTGTCGGCCCTCACCGACCTCCAACGCGCCGGAAAGATCCGCTACTTCGGCTCCTCCACCTTCCCCGCCCATCGCATCGTCCAGGCGCAGTGGGCCGCCCGCGAACACCGACTGAGCCGCTATGTCACCGAGCAGCCCAGCTACTCGATCCTCCAGCGCGGCATCGAGGCCCATGTCCTGCCGGTCACCGAGGAGTACGGCCTCGGCGTGCTGGCCTGGAGTCCGCTGGCCTCAGGGTGGCTGTCGGGCGCGGTTCGCGCGGGGCAGGACATCACCACCAGCCGTTCCAAGGTCCTGCCAGAGCGTTTCGATCTCTCCCGCCCCACCAACCGTGCCCGCCTCGACGCCGTGGAACAGCTCGCCGTGATCGCCGACCAGGCCGGGCTGACCATGATCCAGCTCGCCCTCGGCTTCGTGACCGCCCACCCCGCCGTCACCAGCGCCCTCATCGGCCCCCGCACCCTGGACCACCTGCGCACCCAGCTGGCCGCCGCCGACACGGTGCTCCCCGCCGATGTGCTCGACGCGATCGACACCGTCGTCGCCCCCGGCATCGACCTCGCCCCCGAGGAGAAGCACGACACCCCGCCCGCCCTGCTCGACCCGGCCCTGCGACGCCGACGCTGA
- a CDS encoding zinc-dependent alcohol dehydrogenase, protein MRELTYVARRTVEWREAPDPRLRSDQEAIVAPVAATPCDVDSSILAGHGFIEPPFALGHECVARVVETGAAVTAVAPGDLVVVPWSINCGTCDRCRQSLTAHCASVPYMAMYGAPIGGSWGGLFSDLVRVPYADAMLVPLPAGLDPVAMASASDNWSLAWRLVAPHLKARPGARVLVVARGSIGLYVCDIARALGASEVLYVDPEPRHRALAEGFGAATAEALEPAPQGSFEIAVEATGRVDQLALTVKSLAPEGICESAGNHFRPGELPLLDMYLTGVTLRIARDNVRAHIPDALALAASGKVAPEKVVSDVIDWEDLPTALPEKHLKPVFVRAEA, encoded by the coding sequence ATGCGTGAACTGACCTACGTCGCCCGCCGCACCGTCGAATGGCGCGAGGCCCCCGACCCCAGGCTCCGCTCCGACCAGGAGGCGATCGTCGCCCCCGTCGCCGCCACCCCTTGCGATGTCGACTCCTCCATCCTGGCCGGTCACGGTTTCATCGAACCCCCCTTCGCGCTCGGCCACGAGTGCGTCGCCCGCGTCGTCGAGACCGGTGCCGCCGTCACCGCTGTCGCCCCCGGCGATCTGGTCGTGGTCCCCTGGTCCATCAACTGCGGTACCTGCGACCGCTGTCGGCAGAGCCTGACCGCGCACTGCGCGAGCGTGCCGTACATGGCGATGTACGGCGCCCCGATCGGCGGCAGTTGGGGCGGCCTCTTCTCCGACCTGGTCCGCGTGCCGTACGCCGACGCCATGCTCGTACCGCTGCCCGCCGGTCTCGACCCGGTCGCCATGGCCTCCGCCAGTGACAACTGGTCTCTGGCCTGGCGACTCGTCGCCCCGCACCTCAAGGCGCGTCCCGGCGCCCGGGTCCTCGTCGTCGCCCGGGGCAGCATCGGCCTGTACGTGTGCGACATCGCCCGTGCGCTCGGCGCCTCGGAGGTGCTCTACGTCGATCCCGAACCCCGGCACCGCGCCCTTGCCGAAGGCTTCGGAGCCGCCACCGCCGAAGCCCTCGAACCGGCACCGCAGGGCAGCTTCGAGATCGCCGTGGAGGCCACCGGCCGCGTCGACCAGCTCGCCCTCACCGTCAAGTCCCTTGCCCCGGAAGGGATCTGCGAGAGCGCGGGCAACCACTTCCGCCCCGGCGAACTCCCTCTGCTCGACATGTACCTCACCGGCGTCACCCTGCGCATCGCCCGTGACAACGTCCGCGCCCACATCCCCGACGCCCTCGCCCTCGCCGCGTCCGGCAAGGTCGCCCCCGAGAAGGTGGTCTCCGACGTCATCGACTGGGAGGACCTGCCGACCGCGCTCCCGGAGAAGCACCTCAAGCCGGTCTTCGTCCGGGCGGAGGCGTAA
- a CDS encoding MFS transporter, with protein sequence MPRLLDVPGYPLFWTASAVSAFGSQVSGLALQILTAVTLSASATEVGVVNAARWLPYLLFGLLAGVLVDRCRRKPMMVGTDLARAGLLAAIPVLYALDRLSISTLCLCVFAVGLMSLLFEAASQSYVPQLVPRELLNAGYARTEQASAVAGSTGPLIAGVLIKYLGAPLAVLLDALSYLVSGLLLVSVKAHDPVPERGTRRGVGRELREGVAWVYRHRTLAPIALTSHAMLLFNTMVSTVFVVFALRELGIGDLGLGVTYACAGVGAVLGGALSGRLLARFDVGVTLIAFRVMAAVGWLPIILAARGSWALASVALAFFLVSFAIGVESPVEVSYRQQVTPDGLRGRMNATIRSFNWGMVAVGAPLGGVLADQVSYRFAMGVGFAGAVLQAGVLAVSRVREARGADASAGV encoded by the coding sequence ATGCCGCGTCTGCTGGACGTCCCCGGATACCCCCTCTTCTGGACCGCCTCCGCGGTGTCGGCGTTCGGGTCGCAGGTCTCGGGGCTGGCGCTGCAGATTCTCACCGCGGTGACGTTGAGCGCCTCGGCGACCGAGGTGGGCGTCGTGAATGCCGCGCGCTGGCTGCCGTATCTGCTCTTCGGGCTGCTCGCCGGAGTGCTGGTGGACCGTTGTCGGCGCAAGCCGATGATGGTGGGTACGGATCTTGCGCGGGCGGGCCTGCTGGCCGCGATACCGGTGTTGTACGCACTGGACCGGCTCAGCATCTCCACGCTGTGTCTGTGCGTGTTCGCCGTGGGGCTGATGAGCCTGTTGTTCGAGGCGGCGAGTCAGTCCTACGTCCCTCAGTTGGTGCCGAGGGAACTGCTCAACGCAGGGTATGCACGGACCGAGCAGGCCAGTGCGGTGGCCGGTTCGACCGGGCCGCTGATCGCCGGGGTGCTGATCAAGTACCTGGGGGCGCCGCTCGCCGTACTGCTGGACGCGCTCAGCTATCTCGTCTCCGGGTTGCTCCTCGTGTCCGTCAAGGCGCATGATCCCGTCCCCGAGCGTGGCACGCGGCGCGGTGTGGGCCGTGAGCTGCGCGAAGGTGTGGCCTGGGTCTACCGGCACCGCACCCTGGCACCCATCGCGCTGACCTCGCACGCGATGCTGCTGTTCAACACCATGGTGAGCACGGTGTTCGTGGTCTTCGCCCTGCGGGAGTTGGGGATCGGCGACCTCGGTCTCGGCGTGACCTACGCCTGCGCCGGAGTGGGCGCGGTGCTCGGCGGTGCGCTGTCCGGGCGGCTGCTCGCCAGGTTCGACGTCGGCGTCACGCTGATCGCCTTCCGGGTCATGGCCGCGGTCGGCTGGCTGCCCATCATCCTTGCCGCGCGGGGGAGTTGGGCGCTGGCGTCGGTGGCGCTCGCCTTCTTCCTGGTGTCGTTCGCCATCGGGGTCGAGAGCCCGGTGGAGGTGAGCTATCGGCAGCAGGTCACGCCCGACGGGCTGCGCGGGCGGATGAACGCCACGATCCGGTCGTTCAACTGGGGGATGGTCGCGGTGGGGGCACCGCTCGGGGGTGTCCTGGCCGACCAGGTGAGCTATCGGTTCGCCATGGGGGTCGGGTTCGCGGGGGCTGTTCTTCAGGCAGGGGTGCTGGCGGTCTCCCGGGTGCGGGAGGCGCGGGGAGCGGACGCTTCGGCGGGTGTCTGA
- a CDS encoding TetR/AcrR family transcriptional regulator: MSEGSGRTARPRRADARRNEQTLLDAAAAVFVASGVEAPVRDIAAEAGVGTATIYRHFPTRADLIIAVYRHQVEACAEAGPKLLATRPTPYDALGRWIDLFVDFLVTKHGLAAVLHSDEAGFETLHAYFLDRLVPVCTDLLQAAATAGQVRSDIGALELMRGVGNLCIGAENNPDYDARRLVGLLVAGLRAED, from the coding sequence GTGAGTGAGGGATCGGGGCGCACGGCCCGGCCCAGACGGGCGGACGCCCGGCGCAACGAGCAGACGCTGCTCGACGCGGCCGCAGCGGTCTTCGTGGCCTCCGGCGTGGAGGCGCCGGTGCGCGACATCGCGGCCGAGGCCGGGGTGGGTACAGCGACGATCTACCGCCACTTCCCCACCCGGGCGGATCTGATCATCGCCGTGTACCGGCACCAGGTGGAGGCATGCGCCGAGGCGGGCCCGAAGCTGCTGGCGACGCGCCCGACGCCGTACGACGCGCTCGGCCGATGGATCGACCTGTTCGTGGACTTCCTGGTCACCAAGCACGGCCTGGCCGCAGTGCTCCACTCCGACGAGGCAGGCTTCGAGACACTGCACGCCTACTTCCTCGACCGACTGGTCCCCGTCTGCACCGACCTCCTCCAAGCCGCGGCCACCGCCGGCCAGGTCCGCTCCGACATCGGCGCCCTCGAACTCATGCGGGGCGTGGGGAACTTGTGCATCGGCGCGGAGAACAACCCGGACTACGACGCGCGCCGACTGGTCGGACTCCTGGTGGCAGGACTGCGCGCGGAGGACTGA
- a CDS encoding tautomerase family protein, with product MPMIRLTAPAGSLTEEGRHGVQRELAAVLLRWEGAPDTAFFRGQAWSYLVELPEGAQVTAEDEEPRFLVEVTVPQSALSQRRKSGLVEEVTRAVLGAAGLGAEGALRVWVLVHEQPDGTWGAGGSVVRYADLVALAKEQRADA from the coding sequence ATGCCGATGATCCGGCTTACTGCGCCTGCTGGTTCGCTGACCGAGGAAGGGCGTCACGGGGTGCAGCGGGAGCTCGCCGCGGTGCTGCTTCGGTGGGAAGGGGCGCCGGACACCGCGTTCTTTCGGGGGCAGGCGTGGAGCTATCTCGTAGAGCTGCCGGAGGGCGCCCAGGTCACCGCCGAGGACGAGGAACCCCGCTTCCTGGTGGAGGTCACCGTGCCGCAGAGCGCCTTGTCCCAGCGGCGGAAGAGCGGGCTCGTGGAGGAGGTGACGCGCGCCGTGCTGGGCGCCGCCGGGCTCGGTGCCGAAGGCGCGCTGCGGGTGTGGGTGCTGGTGCACGAGCAGCCCGACGGCACCTGGGGTGCCGGCGGCTCCGTCGTCCGGTACGCCGATCTCGTCGCGCTCGCGAAGGAACAGCGGGCCGATGCGTGA
- the lysA gene encoding diaminopimelate decarboxylase, whose product MTAVQESAPALGDRLSVWPAATTEPRPGELAVAGVPLAEIADRFGTPVYVLAEDEVRERCRMYRSVFPDAEVLYAAKAFLCRAMIHWVGEEGLGLDVCSAGELELAVTTGFPADRIVLHGNAKSPQDLATALRLGVGRVVIDSPSEIARLAAAVGPGGHQKVMVRVVPGVSAGGHEKIRTGTEDQKFGLSISDGYAQHAIARILDQPQLELTGLHCHLGSQITSDKPYLAAVRRMVGLMSRLYGQHGLVLPELDLGGGHGIAYRPGEPSLDLTRLARKLRTELHAACTAAGLPVPRLIIEPGRAVVGPAGVALYRVLAVKRGGERVFVAVDGGMSDNPRPALYGVRYAPRLVGRSGSATSARVTVVGRHCEAGDVLAADAELPDDVRPGDLLAVPVAGAYHLSMASGYNLVGRPPVAAVRDGHARLLVRRESLDDIRSRDVGL is encoded by the coding sequence ATGACCGCCGTACAGGAGTCCGCCCCCGCCCTGGGCGACCGGCTCTCCGTCTGGCCCGCCGCCACGACGGAACCCCGGCCGGGTGAGCTCGCCGTCGCCGGAGTGCCGCTCGCGGAGATCGCCGACCGGTTCGGCACCCCGGTGTACGTCCTCGCCGAGGACGAGGTGCGCGAGCGGTGCCGTATGTATCGCAGCGTGTTCCCGGACGCCGAAGTCCTGTACGCGGCCAAGGCGTTCCTGTGCCGCGCCATGATCCACTGGGTGGGGGAGGAGGGCCTCGGGCTCGACGTCTGCTCCGCCGGAGAGCTGGAGTTGGCGGTCACCACCGGCTTCCCGGCCGATCGGATTGTGCTGCACGGCAACGCCAAGTCGCCGCAGGACCTCGCCACCGCGCTGCGGCTCGGCGTCGGCCGTGTCGTGATCGACAGCCCGTCCGAGATCGCCCGGCTGGCGGCGGCCGTCGGGCCCGGCGGACACCAGAAGGTCATGGTCCGGGTCGTGCCCGGCGTCAGCGCGGGCGGCCACGAGAAGATCCGCACCGGTACCGAGGACCAGAAGTTCGGGCTGTCCATCTCCGACGGCTACGCCCAGCACGCCATCGCCCGGATCCTGGACCAGCCCCAGCTCGAACTGACCGGCCTGCACTGTCACTTGGGGTCCCAGATCACCAGCGACAAACCGTATCTGGCAGCCGTCCGACGCATGGTCGGGCTGATGTCGCGCCTGTACGGGCAACACGGCCTGGTGCTGCCCGAACTCGACCTCGGCGGCGGCCACGGCATCGCCTACCGGCCCGGCGAACCCTCCCTGGACCTCACGCGGTTGGCCCGCAAGCTGCGCACCGAGCTGCACGCGGCGTGCACGGCGGCGGGACTGCCCGTGCCCCGGCTGATCATCGAGCCGGGGCGGGCCGTCGTGGGGCCGGCGGGCGTCGCGCTGTACCGCGTGCTGGCGGTGAAGCGCGGTGGTGAGCGGGTCTTCGTCGCCGTGGACGGCGGCATGAGCGACAACCCGCGACCGGCGCTGTACGGCGTCCGGTACGCGCCCCGGCTGGTCGGCCGAAGCGGGAGTGCGACCTCGGCACGGGTGACCGTGGTGGGCAGGCACTGCGAGGCGGGCGATGTGCTCGCCGCGGATGCGGAACTCCCCGACGACGTACGCCCGGGAGACCTGCTAGCCGTACCCGTGGCCGGTGCGTACCACCTGTCCATGGCGTCCGGCTACAACCTCGTCGGCCGTCCCCCGGTGGCCGCCGTCCGGGACGGTCACGCCCGGCTGCTGGTACGTCGGGAGTCGCTGGACGACATCCGGAGCCGTGACGTGGGTCTGTAG
- a CDS encoding SAV_915 family protein, with translation MTEMLYAEDPEPADRPPAGPLLVPVRPGPSGCAARLFRTPLGARTAVAFTSERRLIGTLGPEQPWIRLAEAALRTLVSPLGVTTVTVDPTFSAPAPRPVGTVAQVPVPVVAGRTGGEGMAR, from the coding sequence ATGACGGAGATGTTGTACGCCGAAGACCCCGAACCGGCCGATCGACCCCCGGCCGGACCACTGCTCGTACCGGTCCGGCCGGGACCGTCAGGATGTGCGGCCCGCCTCTTCCGTACCCCTCTCGGCGCCCGTACGGCCGTCGCCTTCACCTCCGAGCGACGGCTGATCGGTACCCTCGGCCCCGAGCAGCCGTGGATCAGGCTCGCCGAGGCCGCGCTGCGGACGCTCGTCTCCCCGCTCGGCGTCACCACCGTCACCGTGGACCCCACCTTCTCCGCACCGGCTCCCCGTCCGGTCGGAACCGTGGCGCAGGTGCCCGTACCGGTGGTGGCGGGGCGGACCGGAGGGGAGGGGATGGCGCGATGA
- a CDS encoding Type 1 glutamine amidotransferase-like domain-containing protein codes for MTTPGRGIALLGGGFSTDEDGLLDDWLLTQVSNPRPRICFIPTASGDAPAYIDRFLDAFRPRACEPTVLRLFQRELDDEALRAHVLDQDVIYVGGGNTANLLAVWRTHGLDRILHEAYDRGTLLSGISAGANCWAEGSHTDSFGPLTFLPDGLGLIEGSVCPHYDSEPGRRAGYQEVVATGALSAGWALEDGVGALFRDGNLVDVVTRVPEACLYRVERVGERGVTEQALPCGVVEVG; via the coding sequence GTGACCACCCCAGGACGAGGCATCGCACTGCTCGGAGGAGGCTTCTCCACGGACGAGGACGGCCTCCTCGACGACTGGCTGCTGACCCAGGTGAGCAACCCGCGCCCGAGAATCTGCTTCATCCCGACAGCCAGCGGCGACGCCCCGGCCTACATCGACCGGTTCCTCGACGCCTTCCGCCCCCGGGCCTGCGAACCCACCGTCCTGCGCCTGTTCCAACGCGAACTCGACGACGAAGCCCTGCGGGCGCACGTACTCGACCAGGACGTCATCTACGTCGGCGGCGGCAACACCGCCAACCTCCTGGCGGTCTGGCGCACCCACGGCCTCGACCGCATCCTCCACGAGGCGTACGACCGCGGCACCCTGCTCTCCGGCATCAGCGCCGGCGCCAACTGCTGGGCCGAGGGCTCACACACCGACTCCTTCGGCCCCCTGACCTTCCTGCCGGACGGCCTGGGCCTGATCGAGGGATCGGTGTGCCCCCACTACGACAGTGAGCCGGGCCGTCGCGCTGGGTATCAGGAGGTCGTGGCGACAGGGGCGCTGTCCGCCGGATGGGCCCTTGAAGACGGCGTAGGTGCTCTGTTCAGGGACGGGAACCTCGTGGACGTGGTGACTCGGGTGCCTGAAGCCTGCCTGTACCGGGTCGAGCGAGTGGGGGAGCGCGGCGTGACCGAACAGGCGTTGCCGTGTGGTGTCGTCGAAGTCGGCTGA
- a CDS encoding LLM class flavin-dependent oxidoreductase: MAPSFGIMTAPSQVDYADVLRVWREADTVPEIEHAWLFDHLMPIFGDPAGPTYEGWTLLSALAAHTRRLRLGVMVTSNRFRPPALLAKIATTVDIVSGGRLDFGIGVGSRPSHPLARREYDAHGLPFHDAAYAVAGLAEACTLIRRLWTEDEPFDFHGTQHRLTGAFGSPKPVQRPHPPILIGGRSSATLRVAAEHADIWNIPGGDIDDVTRRSALLDRYCKDIGRDPANLTRSIHLPVSYDRPGDTRAAIREAIDAGFRHLVLGLPAPYPADVARWTADELIGPSA; this comes from the coding sequence ATGGCACCCAGTTTCGGCATCATGACGGCCCCCTCGCAGGTCGACTACGCCGACGTCCTGCGGGTCTGGCGCGAGGCCGACACCGTCCCCGAGATCGAGCACGCCTGGCTCTTCGACCACCTCATGCCGATCTTCGGCGACCCGGCCGGACCCACCTACGAAGGCTGGACCCTGCTCTCCGCCCTCGCCGCCCACACCCGGCGGCTGCGCCTCGGCGTCATGGTCACCAGCAACCGCTTCCGACCTCCGGCCCTGCTGGCCAAGATCGCCACGACCGTCGACATCGTCTCCGGCGGACGGCTGGACTTCGGCATCGGCGTCGGCTCCCGCCCCAGCCACCCGCTGGCCCGGCGCGAGTACGACGCCCACGGCCTGCCCTTCCACGACGCTGCGTACGCCGTCGCCGGCCTGGCGGAAGCCTGCACGCTGATCCGACGGCTGTGGACCGAGGACGAGCCGTTCGACTTCCACGGCACCCAGCACCGCCTCACCGGAGCCTTCGGCAGCCCCAAACCCGTCCAGCGCCCCCACCCGCCGATCCTCATCGGCGGACGCTCCTCCGCGACGCTGCGCGTGGCCGCCGAGCACGCCGACATCTGGAACATCCCGGGCGGCGACATCGACGACGTCACCCGCCGCAGCGCCCTGCTGGACCGCTACTGCAAGGACATCGGCCGCGACCCCGCCAACCTCACCCGCTCGATCCATCTGCCCGTCTCCTACGACCGCCCCGGCGACACCCGGGCGGCGATCCGCGAGGCGATCGACGCCGGCTTCCGGCACCTCGTGCTCGGCCTGCCGGCGCCGTACCCCGCGGACGTCGCCCGCTGGACGGCCGACGAGCTGATCGGCCCGTCGGCCTAG